A single genomic interval of Fructobacillus americanaquae harbors:
- the mfd gene encoding transcription-repair coupling factor → MTLTKYLANNETITRLTEQQKPGERQLFLGVNGAAKAASLAALYARRPQPILVLTDTQAHLEDLANNLADLVAEEDLYRFSAEEALATELAVSSNSFVTDRVEALQGLATGQVGIYLTNLAAFVRYEPQVTDFTNAQMRLKVGESYDFQDLKARFLTLGYRLVVRVENPGEYAQRGSIFDVFPPTADNPYRLDFFDDELDMIKTFDPSSQKSANSVTGVTVLPATDLVIDQDRYQAGKTRLEEAFSAYRKRLPGVEKKHATEGFDSTQTALDEGRRDQSILPYAQYFFQEKTTLIDYLGQEGLFVVDDFARLQESALSQNSLDQEWLDQQVETYQILPPLAIKEDLEAILGRVSQAELYLANFQRGLNKLTFAHLEEITSRPANQYYGQIPALLPDLQFAKDRGTTMVLLISDRDRAHNFVATLKDHDLTVPINREIQANQVQIIIGNLGAGFEWPKTHLTVLTERELFDKARKPVARRSRKMANAERLKSYNELQVGDYVVHINHGIGQYQGLQSLEADGGKQDYLVILYQKNAKIFLPVTQLNLIQKYIGGSDAGKKPKINKLGGTEWQKTKKQVQNKIEDIADELLELYAEREAKQGYAFPPDDTAQLKFDTAFPYPETPDQVRSIEEIKADMQRLRPMDRLLVGDVGFGKTEVALRAVFKAAHAGKQVAFLAPTTILVQQHYETMVERFADFPEIRIGHLSRFQTAAENKQTIQALKDHEIDIVVGTHRLLSADVAFADLGLLVIDEEQRFGVKHKEKLKQIRTNVDVLTLTATPIPRTLNMAVVGARDLSVIETPPLNRYPIQTYVVELDWTLVRDVIGKELARNGQVFYLHNRVADLERIADQIQDLVPDARVGVIHGQMSEVQLEGILYSFLNQEFDVLVTTTIIETGVDIPNANTLIVDNADHMGLSQLYQLRGRVGRSARLAYAYFTYPFTRTPSEEGQKRLEAIRDFTELGSGFKIAMRDLSIRGAGDLLGKQQHGFIDSVGYDLYTQMLKEAVAAKQGQPQPAATPQTDAELILGVLAFLPDDYVADSAEKIDLYRQIRQAKSDEDFENVEADLIDRFGDFPDEVGRLLLVSRIKNLADLAEVTQIRRQRNQVTVRFAESMTSKLAGETIFQALQDVPYKAVVDGKQAQLAVTLTIDLKEESAYWLNNLRNFLLVVLQLTKKDEMNAN, encoded by the coding sequence ATGACGTTAACAAAATATTTAGCGAACAATGAAACAATTACGAGATTAACCGAACAACAAAAGCCTGGCGAGCGCCAGCTTTTTTTGGGTGTGAATGGGGCAGCGAAAGCGGCTTCGTTAGCCGCGCTTTATGCACGGCGACCACAGCCAATCCTGGTACTCACTGATACCCAGGCTCACTTGGAGGACTTGGCGAATAACTTGGCTGATTTAGTAGCTGAAGAGGACCTGTACCGTTTTTCGGCCGAGGAGGCACTGGCGACAGAACTTGCCGTCTCCTCTAATTCTTTCGTGACTGACCGAGTAGAGGCTTTACAGGGCTTGGCTACCGGACAAGTAGGGATTTACCTGACAAATTTGGCGGCCTTCGTTCGTTATGAGCCACAGGTGACTGACTTCACTAATGCGCAAATGCGTTTGAAGGTTGGTGAAAGTTATGACTTTCAGGATTTGAAAGCGCGGTTTTTGACACTGGGTTACCGTTTGGTTGTCCGGGTGGAAAATCCGGGTGAATACGCCCAACGGGGCTCTATTTTTGACGTTTTTCCACCGACAGCCGATAATCCTTACCGTCTCGATTTTTTTGATGATGAATTGGATATGATTAAAACCTTTGATCCGTCTAGTCAAAAGAGTGCCAATTCGGTGACGGGGGTCACGGTCTTACCAGCAACTGATTTGGTGATTGACCAAGACCGCTATCAGGCTGGTAAGACCCGTTTGGAGGAGGCCTTTTCAGCCTATCGTAAGCGTTTGCCAGGGGTGGAGAAAAAACATGCCACTGAAGGCTTTGATAGTACACAGACGGCACTTGATGAAGGCAGGCGGGACCAATCGATTCTGCCTTACGCTCAGTATTTTTTCCAAGAGAAGACGACGCTGATTGATTATTTGGGTCAAGAGGGATTATTTGTTGTTGATGATTTTGCCCGCCTGCAGGAAAGCGCCTTGTCACAGAATAGCCTTGACCAGGAATGGCTTGACCAACAGGTCGAGACGTACCAGATTTTGCCGCCATTGGCTATTAAGGAAGACTTGGAGGCTATTTTAGGTCGAGTTTCTCAGGCCGAACTTTACTTGGCCAACTTTCAGCGGGGCTTGAATAAGTTAACATTTGCTCATCTGGAAGAAATAACATCCAGGCCGGCAAACCAATACTACGGTCAAATTCCGGCTCTGTTACCGGATTTGCAGTTTGCAAAAGACCGGGGCACAACCATGGTGCTTTTGATTAGCGACCGTGATCGAGCACATAACTTTGTGGCCACACTGAAAGACCATGATTTAACAGTGCCAATCAACCGCGAGATTCAAGCCAATCAGGTCCAAATCATTATCGGTAACCTAGGTGCTGGTTTTGAGTGGCCTAAGACCCACTTAACGGTCTTAACTGAACGGGAGTTGTTTGATAAGGCGCGGAAGCCGGTGGCTCGTCGGTCGCGGAAGATGGCCAACGCCGAACGCTTGAAGTCTTATAATGAACTTCAGGTTGGCGACTATGTCGTGCATATTAACCATGGGATTGGTCAGTATCAGGGCTTGCAAAGTCTAGAAGCCGACGGTGGTAAACAGGACTATTTGGTAATTTTGTACCAAAAGAATGCTAAGATCTTTTTGCCGGTAACCCAGTTAAACTTGATTCAAAAGTATATTGGCGGATCAGATGCTGGTAAGAAGCCCAAGATTAACAAACTGGGTGGGACTGAATGGCAAAAGACTAAGAAGCAAGTTCAAAATAAAATTGAAGATATTGCCGACGAGCTGTTGGAACTGTACGCCGAGCGGGAGGCAAAACAGGGCTATGCCTTTCCACCCGATGATACGGCCCAATTAAAATTTGATACGGCCTTTCCCTATCCGGAAACGCCTGATCAGGTCCGCAGTATCGAAGAGATTAAGGCCGACATGCAGCGCTTGCGGCCAATGGATCGGCTATTAGTGGGAGATGTCGGCTTCGGTAAAACCGAGGTTGCTTTGCGAGCGGTTTTCAAGGCTGCCCATGCTGGTAAGCAGGTTGCCTTTTTGGCGCCAACGACGATCCTTGTCCAACAACACTATGAGACCATGGTCGAACGCTTTGCTGATTTTCCAGAGATTCGGATTGGCCACCTGTCGCGGTTCCAAACGGCAGCAGAAAACAAGCAGACCATCCAGGCATTAAAGGATCACGAAATCGATATCGTTGTTGGCACACACCGCTTATTGAGCGCCGATGTGGCCTTTGCCGACCTAGGGTTACTAGTCATCGATGAGGAACAGCGTTTTGGTGTGAAGCACAAGGAAAAGTTAAAGCAAATCAGGACCAATGTGGATGTCTTGACGTTAACGGCGACACCAATACCACGAACGCTGAATATGGCAGTCGTTGGTGCTCGCGATTTGTCTGTGATTGAAACGCCACCATTGAACCGTTATCCAATTCAGACCTACGTGGTCGAACTCGATTGGACATTGGTGCGCGATGTGATTGGCAAGGAGTTAGCCCGCAATGGCCAGGTCTTCTATCTGCATAATCGGGTGGCTGATTTGGAGCGGATTGCGGATCAAATTCAAGACTTGGTTCCTGACGCTCGAGTCGGAGTCATTCACGGTCAAATGTCAGAAGTTCAATTGGAGGGAATTCTCTACTCCTTCTTAAATCAGGAATTCGATGTTCTGGTGACAACGACGATTATTGAGACCGGGGTGGACATTCCCAATGCGAATACGTTGATTGTTGATAATGCCGATCACATGGGATTGTCGCAGCTTTACCAGCTTCGCGGTCGCGTCGGACGATCGGCTCGGTTAGCTTATGCCTACTTTACTTATCCGTTTACTCGTACGCCAAGTGAAGAGGGACAAAAGCGGCTGGAAGCCATTCGGGACTTTACGGAGCTGGGATCTGGTTTTAAAATTGCAATGCGTGACCTATCGATTCGAGGCGCTGGCGATCTGCTTGGCAAGCAGCAACACGGCTTTATTGATTCAGTCGGGTATGATTTGTATACACAGATGCTCAAAGAGGCGGTTGCTGCAAAGCAAGGTCAACCCCAGCCGGCAGCGACACCGCAAACGGATGCCGAACTGATTTTGGGGGTATTAGCCTTCTTGCCGGATGATTATGTGGCGGATTCGGCTGAAAAAATTGATCTTTACCGTCAAATTCGTCAGGCAAAGTCAGATGAAGACTTTGAGAATGTTGAAGCGGATTTGATTGACCGCTTTGGTGACTTCCCAGATGAGGTTGGTCGCCTGTTGTTGGTTTCTCGCATCAAGAATCTGGCTGATTTGGCCGAGGTAACGCAAATAAGGCGTCAAAGGAATCAAGTCACAGTTCGCTTTGCTGAATCGATGACCAGCAAGTTAGCTGGGGAAACAATTTTCCAAGCCTTGCAGGATGTGCCTTATAAGGCGGTTGTCGATGGCAAGCAAGCTCAGTTGGCCGTCACATTAACCATTGATTTGAAAGAGGAGTCAGCGTACTGGCTCAATAACCTGCGAAACTTCCTCTTGGTTGTTTTGCAACTGACAAAAAAGGATGAAATGAATGCGAATTGA
- a CDS encoding RNA-binding S4 domain-containing protein, translated as MRIDKFLKLSRIIKRRAVAKDLADQGRIEINDKRAKSAANVGTNDLITIHFGNKTLVVRVLKLAEIVKKDEAQDMYEVVSESYQQDDKEG; from the coding sequence ATGCGAATTGATAAGTTTTTAAAGCTTTCACGGATTATTAAGCGCCGGGCCGTTGCCAAAGATTTGGCTGACCAAGGGCGGATTGAAATTAACGATAAGCGGGCTAAATCAGCTGCTAATGTTGGTACCAATGACTTGATTACGATTCATTTTGGTAATAAGACATTAGTAGTCAGGGTTTTGAAGTTGGCTGAAATCGTTAAAAAGGACGAAGCACAAGATATGTACGAAGTTGTTTCCGAGTCTTATCAGCAAGATGACAAGGAAGGTTAA
- a CDS encoding FtsB family cell division protein has protein sequence MVETEHRQSNIRPLNARIAKQIAASDARREASRRHYARAHHLRERRIVLVGLAVAAVFMVQLVMGQVRLHAANQTLTKSELALQAVQKQNKSLKKTANQLNDPTYLQQILRDKYGYSRKDETIYNLPDKS, from the coding sequence ATGGTAGAAACTGAGCACCGACAATCGAATATTCGACCGTTAAATGCTCGGATTGCCAAGCAGATTGCTGCCTCTGATGCCCGTCGCGAAGCCAGTCGTAGGCACTATGCCAGGGCTCACCACTTACGGGAACGGCGGATTGTCTTAGTCGGCCTTGCCGTCGCGGCGGTTTTCATGGTTCAACTTGTCATGGGGCAGGTGCGATTGCACGCTGCTAATCAAACGTTGACTAAGTCCGAATTGGCCCTTCAAGCTGTTCAAAAGCAAAATAAATCCTTGAAGAAAACGGCGAACCAATTGAATGATCCAACTTACTTGCAACAAATTTTGCGTGATAAGTACGGATACTCACGTAAGGACGAAACAATCTATAACTTACCGGACAAATCTTAA
- the tilS gene encoding tRNA lysidine(34) synthetase TilS: MKKTIAQTIKETEWPNKVVLAVSGGLDSMTLLDSLRRYRPELDLVVAHVNYQLRGAASDGDEAFVRNQCQDRQIPCYVKKVTAPGKNGVEAWARKIRYDFFDRVAQKTGAKAIILAQHLDDQVETLLLQLIRGGVAQHKWGMSGQSNYYLRPFLDFSKEELKAYAQEHQVSWREDATNADPSYTGRNQLRHEVIPALMAINAKAKDHLVDFAKQEAADQVLLREQVKNFLPIFQTDFQRVPRPWWAKTVLLWLQNQGIYHVKNGQLAAILSLLANEQKPNGQVDLGDGWLVVKAYSQVQLVKEEKTAKNGRKPEELVLKLDQWQFFDRGQLLWTQKKPQKADQALVLPEHLVGDLTLSLAQKADRVPLKIGTKSVRRLLIDKKIPVTLREKTWLLTDQSQTVLAVWLGQQVWYLPAGRDRPNVAKQWLVWRIEEN; the protein is encoded by the coding sequence ATGAAGAAAACGATTGCACAGACAATTAAAGAAACAGAATGGCCAAACAAGGTGGTGTTAGCGGTCTCTGGTGGTCTCGATTCGATGACTCTTCTTGACTCATTGCGTCGTTATCGGCCGGAGCTGGATTTGGTCGTTGCCCATGTCAATTATCAATTGCGTGGTGCTGCTTCCGATGGCGATGAGGCCTTTGTGAGAAATCAGTGTCAGGATCGCCAAATTCCCTGTTATGTTAAAAAAGTGACAGCGCCAGGAAAAAACGGCGTTGAGGCTTGGGCGCGAAAAATACGTTACGATTTTTTTGATCGAGTTGCCCAAAAAACTGGTGCCAAGGCTATTATCCTGGCCCAGCACCTGGATGACCAGGTGGAAACGCTACTGTTACAATTAATTCGGGGTGGCGTAGCCCAACATAAGTGGGGAATGTCGGGGCAATCAAATTACTATTTGCGACCCTTTCTTGATTTTTCAAAAGAAGAGCTGAAAGCTTACGCCCAAGAGCACCAAGTCAGTTGGCGGGAAGATGCGACAAATGCAGATCCGAGTTATACCGGCCGTAACCAACTGCGCCACGAAGTTATTCCGGCCTTGATGGCTATTAACGCCAAGGCAAAAGACCATTTAGTTGATTTTGCCAAGCAGGAGGCTGCTGACCAAGTGTTGTTACGGGAGCAGGTGAAAAACTTTTTGCCGATTTTTCAGACTGATTTTCAGCGGGTGCCAAGGCCCTGGTGGGCGAAAACCGTGTTGTTGTGGTTGCAAAATCAGGGAATCTATCATGTTAAAAATGGACAGTTGGCTGCTATTTTGTCTCTATTGGCCAATGAACAAAAGCCAAATGGTCAGGTTGATTTGGGGGATGGTTGGCTGGTGGTGAAGGCTTATTCTCAGGTTCAACTGGTAAAAGAAGAAAAAACTGCAAAAAATGGCCGAAAGCCCGAAGAACTTGTGTTAAAATTAGACCAATGGCAATTTTTTGACCGTGGCCAGCTTTTGTGGACACAAAAAAAACCGCAAAAAGCTGATCAAGCTCTGGTTTTACCCGAACATTTGGTAGGCGATTTAACGTTATCTTTGGCTCAAAAAGCTGATCGTGTCCCTCTGAAAATCGGCACAAAATCAGTGCGTCGTCTCTTGATTGACAAAAAAATTCCGGTCACATTACGGGAGAAGACCTGGCTATTAACAGATCAAAGTCAAACAGTTTTGGCTGTTTGGTTAGGTCAACAGGTTTGGTACCTGCCCGCCGGACGTGATCGTCCGAATGTAGCTAAGCAATGGTTAGTATGGCGAATTGAGGAAAATTAG
- the hpt gene encoding hypoxanthine phosphoribosyltransferase, whose amino-acid sequence MNNDIEEVLYDQEQIHEAAVRLGQTITKDYAGRKPLVLSVLKGAYLWTADLVREIDLYVDLEFIKISSYHGGVTSSNEIQLVTDVQSDVAGRDVLILEDIVDTGQSLLFLKDLLKDRGANSVQVATFLDKKGGRKIEIDADYVGFDVRNEFVVGYGLDYAGLYRNLPYVGILKKDIYS is encoded by the coding sequence GTGAATAACGATATCGAAGAAGTATTATATGACCAAGAGCAAATCCACGAAGCAGCGGTTCGCCTTGGTCAAACCATTACCAAAGACTACGCGGGGAGAAAGCCCCTCGTTTTGTCAGTGCTCAAAGGGGCGTACCTTTGGACGGCGGATTTGGTTCGTGAAATCGACTTGTACGTTGATTTAGAATTTATTAAAATTTCCTCCTACCACGGTGGGGTAACATCGTCCAATGAAATTCAGTTGGTAACAGATGTCCAGTCTGATGTTGCTGGACGCGATGTTTTGATTTTAGAAGACATCGTTGATACAGGTCAGTCCTTGCTATTTTTGAAGGACTTACTTAAAGATCGTGGCGCTAACTCCGTGCAGGTCGCTACGTTCTTAGACAAAAAGGGTGGCCGAAAGATTGAAATCGATGCCGATTATGTTGGCTTCGACGTTCGTAACGAATTTGTTGTTGGTTATGGTTTGGACTATGCAGGCTTGTATCGTAACTTGCCTTACGTTGGTATTCTGAAAAAGGATATTTATAGTTAA
- the ftsH gene encoding ATP-dependent zinc metalloprotease FtsH, which translates to MKKNNGGFFRSSFLYVIIFLAVIAGIYSLVGGSSGGTKTLSSSDFVKQLSDKEIDSFTIQPGNDVYTVTGTYKNSQKSSSTGQGLNSLLANQTSTTKFSTSVLENDSSLKQITDLAKKTNTDMTTKPAPSSGFWLNLIISIVPLLLIVGVFYLMMSQSSGKGGQGGMMGNFGKSKAKPSDPKDNKIRFENVAGSDEEKEELVEVVEFLKSPKKFVDMGARIPKGVLLEGPPGTGKTLLAKAVAGEASVPFFSMSGSDFVEMFVGVGASRVRDLFEEAKKAAPAIIFIDEIDAVGRRRGSGVGGGNDEREQTLNQILIEMDGFENSEGVIILASTNRSDVLDPALLRSGRFDRKILVGAPDVKGREAILKVHAKNKPLAPAVDLKAIAHQTPGYVGADLENLLNEAALLAARRDKKLIDSADLDEAEDRIFQGPAKANRAMSELERKTTAFHEAGHALVGLVRSNASVVRKVTIVPRGRIGGYALMTPKTDRYNIRYSEAKEQLAGLMGGRAAELATFNEASSGAANDFQQATNLARQMVTAYGMSEKLGMVQLEGNASVGYSEQGGAQSYSDETAALIDEEVRRLTREAFEEATKILTEHKDKLAAIANALLDVESLDEKQIKDIYETGHFTKKGEEDEEDAKSFDETKASLDHKEDEVEDEEQKGDENPTKPLDQNDEQAESADDTTDSDQ; encoded by the coding sequence ATGAAAAAAAATAACGGTGGCTTCTTTAGAAGCTCGTTTCTATATGTCATCATCTTCTTGGCGGTTATTGCCGGAATTTACTCACTAGTTGGTGGGTCAAGTGGCGGAACAAAGACGTTATCATCGTCTGATTTCGTTAAGCAATTGTCTGACAAAGAGATTGACTCTTTCACAATCCAGCCCGGTAACGACGTTTACACGGTGACTGGAACTTATAAGAACAGCCAAAAGTCATCATCGACTGGTCAAGGATTGAATAGCCTTTTGGCAAATCAGACTTCGACAACGAAGTTTTCAACTTCTGTTTTGGAAAATGATTCATCATTGAAGCAAATTACTGATTTGGCCAAGAAGACCAACACTGATATGACGACCAAGCCAGCACCATCTTCTGGCTTCTGGTTGAACTTGATTATTTCAATTGTGCCATTGCTCTTGATTGTTGGTGTCTTCTACTTGATGATGTCCCAATCAAGCGGTAAGGGCGGTCAAGGCGGCATGATGGGGAACTTTGGTAAGTCAAAGGCCAAGCCTTCTGATCCGAAGGACAACAAGATTCGCTTTGAAAACGTCGCTGGTTCTGATGAAGAAAAGGAAGAACTGGTTGAAGTTGTTGAATTCTTGAAATCACCAAAAAAGTTCGTGGATATGGGCGCCCGGATTCCAAAGGGGGTTTTGCTTGAGGGCCCTCCCGGAACAGGTAAGACATTACTAGCAAAGGCTGTTGCCGGTGAAGCCTCCGTACCATTTTTCTCGATGTCTGGTTCAGACTTTGTTGAAATGTTTGTCGGTGTTGGAGCCTCCCGTGTCCGTGATTTGTTCGAAGAAGCAAAGAAGGCTGCCCCTGCCATTATCTTTATCGATGAAATCGATGCCGTTGGTCGTCGCCGTGGTTCCGGTGTTGGCGGTGGTAATGATGAACGTGAGCAGACTTTAAATCAAATCCTGATTGAAATGGATGGATTTGAGAACTCTGAAGGGGTAATCATTCTGGCATCAACCAACCGTTCTGATGTTTTGGATCCAGCCTTGCTTCGTTCAGGTCGTTTTGACCGCAAGATTTTGGTTGGCGCTCCTGATGTTAAGGGTCGTGAAGCGATTTTAAAGGTTCACGCTAAGAACAAGCCATTGGCACCGGCCGTCGACTTGAAGGCAATTGCCCATCAAACGCCTGGTTATGTTGGGGCTGATTTGGAAAACTTGTTGAACGAAGCGGCTTTGTTGGCTGCTCGCCGTGACAAGAAGTTAATTGACTCCGCTGACTTGGATGAAGCAGAAGATCGAATTTTCCAAGGACCTGCCAAGGCAAACCGGGCAATGTCCGAGTTGGAACGCAAGACAACTGCCTTCCACGAAGCCGGTCATGCTTTGGTTGGCTTGGTTCGGTCAAACGCTTCCGTTGTTCGGAAGGTGACAATTGTGCCGCGTGGACGCATTGGTGGTTATGCTTTGATGACGCCAAAGACGGACCGTTATAACATCCGTTATTCAGAAGCTAAGGAACAATTGGCTGGTTTGATGGGTGGCCGTGCCGCCGAATTGGCAACATTTAACGAAGCTTCATCGGGTGCTGCTAATGATTTCCAGCAGGCAACGAATTTGGCCCGTCAAATGGTGACGGCCTATGGAATGTCTGAAAAGTTGGGAATGGTCCAACTTGAAGGAAATGCTTCGGTTGGCTATAGCGAGCAGGGTGGCGCCCAGTCATATTCAGACGAAACGGCTGCATTGATTGATGAAGAAGTGCGTCGTTTGACAAGGGAAGCCTTTGAAGAAGCAACCAAGATTTTGACGGAGCACAAGGACAAGTTGGCAGCGATTGCCAACGCCTTGTTGGATGTGGAATCATTGGATGAAAAGCAGATCAAAGACATCTACGAAACCGGTCACTTTACCAAGAAGGGTGAAGAAGACGAGGAGGATGCCAAGTCATTTGATGAAACCAAGGCTTCCTTGGACCACAAGGAAGACGAAGTGGAAGATGAAGAGCAAAAGGGTGATGAAAACCCAACAAAGCCTCTTGACCAAAATGATGAACAAGCTGAATCCGCAGACGATACGACCGACTCAGATCAATGA
- the hslO gene encoding Hsp33 family molecular chaperone HslO, which translates to MSDQLIKVITKDEAFRAFAIDGTKLVQEAASAHHASRIATVVLGRALLATEILAQATLKGEERLGVKMDGKGPIGNVVTEADAHGAVRGYVTNPQLEPIVNDDDQLNVAGAVGNHGSFQVTKLAPYSKPYLGQSIIVSGEIGDDFTYYLTQSEQIPSVIGVGVTMNPDDTVASAGGFLVQALPGATEAQLDQLDEHLQQMTPLSQLLSEKKGPLAVLDDLLGKDNYTSLSSVAVGIAAEPPKEAYGEMLATLPSHEVQAMIDEDGGAEVVGRFSGKKHYFEASELEKILSKILKREAEVEEKADEKSDSDHEKSED; encoded by the coding sequence ATGTCAGATCAATTAATTAAGGTCATTACAAAAGACGAGGCCTTCCGTGCCTTTGCTATTGACGGGACAAAGTTAGTCCAAGAAGCAGCAAGTGCTCACCATGCCTCACGGATTGCAACAGTCGTTTTGGGACGGGCATTGCTAGCAACAGAAATCTTGGCCCAGGCAACCCTGAAGGGCGAGGAACGTCTTGGCGTGAAGATGGACGGTAAGGGGCCGATTGGTAACGTTGTGACGGAAGCAGATGCGCATGGGGCAGTTCGTGGTTATGTAACGAACCCTCAATTGGAACCAATCGTTAACGATGATGACCAATTAAACGTGGCTGGTGCTGTCGGCAACCATGGTTCTTTCCAAGTGACAAAATTAGCGCCTTATTCAAAACCCTACCTCGGTCAATCAATTATTGTTTCTGGTGAAATTGGTGATGATTTCACTTATTATTTGACCCAATCTGAGCAGATTCCATCCGTGATTGGTGTCGGTGTGACCATGAATCCGGATGACACAGTCGCATCTGCTGGCGGTTTTTTGGTCCAGGCATTGCCGGGAGCAACAGAAGCCCAGTTGGATCAATTAGATGAGCACTTGCAGCAGATGACACCACTGTCGCAGTTATTGTCTGAAAAGAAGGGACCTCTAGCAGTTTTGGATGATCTTTTGGGTAAGGATAATTATACGTCTTTGTCTTCCGTGGCTGTTGGCATCGCCGCTGAGCCGCCAAAAGAGGCCTATGGTGAAATGCTAGCCACGTTACCCTCTCATGAAGTTCAGGCAATGATTGATGAAGATGGTGGTGCAGAAGTTGTTGGTCGTTTCTCAGGGAAGAAGCACTATTTTGAAGCCAGTGAACTAGAAAAAATCTTAAGCAAGATTCTAAAGCGTGAAGCCGAAGTTGAAGAAAAAGCTGATGAAAAATCAGATTCGGATCACGAAAAGAGCGAAGACTAA
- the lysS gene encoding lysine--tRNA ligase: MAEEKALNDQMVARRQKMKALVADLNIDPFGHRFDRDALAAELHEQYDGKTQEELEANPVEVIIAGRMVAKRGAGKVIFADVRDRSGEIQVYARRDDLGDNYPIIKRADLGDFLGIKGQMMKTEAGELTILVTHLTHLSKALRPMPDKFHGISDVETRYRKRYLDLIANKDSLTRFQNRSKIVSAIRAFMDGHDFLEVETPILQTQAGGAAAKPFITHHNALNIDMYMRIATELYLKRLVVGGMERVYEIGRIFRNEGMDPKHNPEFTTLESYGAYWDFTDVMDETEGIFRAAAKVVHPDLQVNYQGTAIDLSKPFARKHMVDLIKEKTGVDFWPEMTVEEARQLADEHHVKYEQYWQVGHIINEFFDNFVEDTLEQPTFVYGHPVEVSPLAKKNADDSRFTDRFELYIVGSEFANAFTELNDPIDQRARFEAQAAERDNGNDEAEGIDEDFLEALEYGMPPTGGLGIGIDRLVMLLTDAASIRDVVLFPTMRPE, encoded by the coding sequence ATGGCTGAAGAAAAAGCCTTAAATGATCAAATGGTCGCCCGCCGTCAAAAGATGAAGGCGCTAGTTGCCGATTTGAACATTGATCCATTTGGACATCGTTTTGACCGAGACGCTTTGGCAGCGGAACTCCATGAACAATACGATGGGAAAACACAAGAAGAGTTAGAAGCAAACCCAGTTGAGGTGATTATTGCTGGCCGGATGGTTGCCAAGCGTGGCGCTGGGAAAGTTATCTTTGCTGATGTCCGTGACCGCTCAGGTGAAATTCAGGTTTATGCTCGCCGTGATGACTTGGGGGATAACTACCCAATCATTAAGCGCGCCGATTTGGGTGACTTCTTAGGAATTAAGGGTCAGATGATGAAGACTGAGGCCGGTGAATTAACCATCTTGGTAACCCACTTGACTCATTTGTCAAAGGCCTTGCGCCCAATGCCTGATAAGTTTCATGGTATTTCAGACGTGGAAACGCGTTACCGTAAACGTTATCTTGATTTGATTGCCAATAAGGATTCTTTGACTCGGTTCCAAAACCGCTCAAAGATCGTTTCAGCTATCCGGGCCTTTATGGATGGTCACGATTTCTTAGAAGTCGAAACACCTATCTTGCAAACGCAAGCTGGTGGTGCCGCCGCTAAGCCGTTTATTACTCACCACAACGCCTTGAATATTGATATGTACATGCGAATTGCAACTGAATTGTATTTGAAGCGTTTGGTTGTTGGGGGAATGGAACGGGTCTATGAAATCGGTCGGATTTTCCGTAATGAGGGAATGGATCCAAAGCACAACCCAGAATTTACGACCTTGGAATCATATGGCGCCTATTGGGATTTCACAGACGTAATGGACGAAACAGAAGGCATCTTCCGTGCTGCTGCTAAGGTTGTCCATCCTGATTTGCAAGTGAACTATCAAGGCACTGCCATTGATTTGTCAAAACCATTTGCTCGTAAGCATATGGTTGACTTGATCAAGGAAAAGACTGGTGTTGATTTCTGGCCAGAAATGACGGTTGAGGAAGCTCGCCAATTAGCGGACGAACATCATGTCAAGTATGAACAGTACTGGCAGGTTGGTCACATTATCAATGAATTCTTTGATAATTTTGTTGAAGATACTTTGGAACAGCCGACTTTCGTCTATGGTCACCCAGTGGAAGTGTCGCCATTGGCAAAGAAGAATGCAGATGATTCACGCTTTACAGATCGATTTGAGCTGTATATCGTTGGTTCTGAATTTGCTAATGCCTTTACCGAATTGAACGATCCAATCGATCAGCGAGCACGTTTTGAAGCTCAAGCAGCCGAACGTGATAACGGTAATGATGAAGCCGAAGGGATTGATGAAGACTTCTTAGAGGCTTTGGAGTACGGTATGCCACCTACCGGTGGCTTGGGAATTGGAATTGACCGTTTAGTCATGCTGCTAACGGATGCCGCTTCCATTCGTGATGTCGTGTTGTTTCCAACGATGCGGCCAGAATAA